The DNA sequence CTCCCCCTATATCTACCGGTCTGTGCTACCGAAGCCGCCTCTGGAGGCTGCGGACATCTCTTCGACCTCGTTCCATTCTGCTGTATCTACGCGCACAAAAATGGCTTGTGCAATGCGGCTCCCTCTTTCAACCTTAACAACGCTATCTGTGAAATTATAAACCTGAATTTGCAATTCGTCCTCTTCACCACAGTAGTCGTTGTCGACGATCCCTACACCTTGCGGCACCATCAAGCCGAATTTACGCGGTGTGCTGCTTCGTGAACATACCATCAGCATATAACCGGGGGGTGTTTCAACGATGACGTTCGCGGGGATCAGGACGATGGTGTGTGGGGCAATCTCTGCGGATTCTCGACAAATCAGATCGAAACCCACGGAACCGGCGGTTTCGTATTTCGGCAATGGAAGTGTCTTGTCTATACGTTTGATATTAACTTTCATGGGTGTTATGGGACTGCGACTCCTACTGTCTGGCATGCTACGCGATAAACGGAGGTACTCGCTGTGATGAAAAGGGTTTTCCAGTCATCTCCACCCCATGCCAGGTTCGCGGCGCG is a window from the Candidatus Poribacteria bacterium genome containing:
- a CDS encoding dUTP diphosphatase; protein product: MKVNIKRIDKTLPLPKYETAGSVGFDLICRESAEIAPHTIVLIPANVIVETPPGYMLMVCSRSSTPRKFGLMVPQGVGIVDNDYCGEEDELQIQVYNFTDSVVKVERGSRIAQAIFVRVDTAEWNEVEEMSAASRGGFGSTDR